A region of the Bacteroidota bacterium genome:
CCGGCATCCCGCTAACTAGCGGGATAAGGCATATAGCCCGACGCCGCTTCGGCGGCACGCCCAAAGAGATATCTACAATGACAAAGAAGTAGTTAACCCTGATTTTATTTCGAAGTCTTTTTCAAAGGTTCTGTCTGCTCGTGTATGTTGCTTGTAACGATATATAAGTTTATAAGGTTTATCTAAGGTGGGTTGAAGGGTTATTACTTTGCGGCGTAGTTTTTCGTCGAGGTCGCAAACCCATTCCAATCTGTTATTGGTCCACTGGTAAATAGAGCCATATACGTCGTTGAACGATACCAATGACAATTTGCCCGGTGTGGGTATTTCTATTTTGGTAACTTGGTAGGCATCCAACGAAATTTCTTTAAGATATATTCGGGGCAAGGTTAGTATTTCCAAATCATACAAACCTGTTATATATTTTCGGGTGGTATTAAAGTCCTGCTCGGTGAGTGTCCAATATTCTTTATTTTTTCGCACAAGGCATTGCACCTTATCATTCACGTTTAATCCGCCCACTATTAGTTGCAAAGAACCTTGTGGTACATCCACGGGAATGGTATTATGACGACCTGCCTGCAATTCTATATTTTCTACTATCACCTCAGGTATGGTATGCACCACCAATCTATATTTAATAGTAGGTTCAATGCTCAGCGTATCAGGCAATGCACGATCATTGAGGGTATGCACAAAATTATATTCGAGCTGTCCGTTTTCCGTATTATAAAAAGTCATGGGTACATTCGATTCCACCGCACGGCCAAATGCATCTATCAGATTTACTTGCACTGTGGTATTATTCATGGCCTGTGCAATTACCACTCGCAGTACATTATTAAAAGATTCCTCGGTAGTAGCATTATAAAAACGACCCACACATTGGTAGGCAGATTTGAAGTCGACAGTGCTGGCAAGCCCTATTACAAAGGGTTTAAGGGTGACTCCCGCCTTTTGCAATGCTTCAGACACAGCACAAGGATCGCCCTTGCATTCTTCTATTCCATCGGTAATAAGTATGATAACATTTCTGGCTAAAGGGTCAGGTGTAAAATCTGGGCCACTCATGGTTAGTGCGTGTGCGATAAGTGTAGTGCCCTTAGGACTAATTTTTTTTAGCTTTTCTTTAATAAGATCGTGGTTGCCTTTGGTAAAAGGAACTTCCAATTTTGTATCATTACAATCCTGCATTTTCGCTTGGCTTTGATGGCCGAATACACGTAAGGCAAGTTCCAAATCGTCTACAGTTTTTAAACTGTCTACTATATTTGCAAGCAATCGCTTGGCGGTAGCCATGCGTGTTTCTTTCTCAAGCTTAGACAACATGCTACCCGATGCATCGAGTAAAAAAAGTATGCGTGTTTTTTTCTTTTGGGCTGCTGCGGGAACTGCAAATAGTATACTTGCAAATAAAAATGTATATAATACTTTAATCAAATTTTTTTTGTTCATATATATAATAGTTATGTTAGTGGTTGGTGAAAACACACAACCACGTGCGGTTCGGTTTTAATTAGGATTTTAATGTTCATATATATATAAGTTACTTTAGTGATTGGTGGGGACACCAACCACGGACAGTTAACCAACCACTTCTATACACAAATTTAAAACTTCACAAAAGTACCGACACAATTGTTTTATTGCTATAGATTTGCGGTTCAAATATATCAACAATTGAAAGTAACCGGATTTAGTTTTATCAAAAATGCCGTTAAATATGACTTCCCCATCGTGGAGGCCATTACATCTATACTACCCATTTGTGATGAATTTGTGATAGCAGTCGGCAAATCGGAGGATGATACCTTAGGCTTGATAAATAGCATTGGCTCACCCAAAATACGCATAGTAGAAACGGTCTGGGATGAAACCTTGCGTGAAGGCGGTCGTGTACTAGCCGATGAAACCAACAAAGCATATAATGCCATTAGTGCCGATACCGATTGGTGTTTTTATATACAAGGAGACGAAGTTTTTCATGAAAATGATTTGCCGAAAATAAAAGCCGCGATGGAATTATATAATGATGATAAAACTGTGGAAGGTTTGGTATTTGACCATATTAACTTTTTTGGCAGTTACGATTTTATTGCAGACTCACGACACTGGCAAAAGAAAGAAGTACGTGTGGTGCGTAAAGGCCCCAGTATCAATTCACACAAAGATGCCATGAGTTTTAGAAAAAACGGGGAGAAACTATATTGTAAATTGGTGGATGCAACTATATACCATTACGGTTGGGTAAAAGACCCTCGTATACAAACCGAAAAAAGAAAAGCTTTCGAGAAATTGTGGCATGACGATAATTGGATGGAGGAAAATATTAAGGACGAAAGTTTGTTCGATTACTCGAGTATCGATTCTGTGAAAAGATTTACAGGCACACATCCCGCTGTAATAGCTGAACGTATTAAAAAAACAAATTGGACTTTTGAATTTGACCCCACACGTTCGATAACACTTCCGCTGAAAAAACAATTGTTGAATTGGTTTTACCAAACTACAGGAATTCATATTGGGGAGTTTAAGAATTATAGGGTGAGGTGATATATAAATCATTGCGAGGGAGACACCAACGAAACAATCTCGTCAAAAGGTCTCCGATTCAACAGATTCTTCGTTGGAAGGCAACTCAGAATGACGGAGTCCAATGTATAACACACCCTTCTCGTTCCATTTTCCTGAACCACGTCATTTGTCGCTTTGCAAATTGGCAAATATGATTATATAACTGTTCTTCCATTTCGGCATAATCTAATTCGCCCAATATATATAAAGTGATATACTTATACTCTAATCCTAATTTAATTAAATATTCTGTTGTTAAGCCTTGCTGCAAGAGAGACCTCACTTCATCTATCAAACCATTTTGCAGTCTATAAATTAATCGGGTTTTTATTTTTTCGCGGCGTAACTCTACCGTTTTATTTATTCCTATTATATAAGGCTTCACTTCTGGAAAACTTGTTGGTTCAATAATATTGTATTGCAAATACGCTACAATTTCTATGGCTCTGATTAATCGTCTGTCAGTTGAAATATCAGCTAAAGTATGATAAGAAGTTTGTGGGAGTTTATGATAGTATGCTAACAATTCTTGTTTGCTCATTGATTCTAATTTCTTTCTAAATGCTGCATCAACAGGTACATGGGCGTAGTTATGCCCTTTTAAAATCGCATCTAAATACAATCCAGTTCCACCACATACTATAGGCAATTGTTTTGCAGCTTCGCATCCTTGCCACGCATTTGCAAAATCATTTATATAATTACTCAAATTGTATTTAGTCCCAAGGTCGGCTATATCAATTAGTTGATAAGGAATTTGTTTGTTATCTATTATATATTCTTCCAAATCTTTTCCTGTTCCAATATCCAAATGTTTATACACTTGTCTACTATCAGCACTAAGCACACAGCCATTTTGCTCATGGGCAAGTTGTACAGCCAACTTGGTCTTACCACTTGCAGTTGGCCCTAGCACCAAAATACTATTAAATATATTTCTATCTAAATGGAGCAAGGTTTTATCATTTTTATATTGCCACTATTATATACTTCTATAAGGCCGTATTGCTTTACTATAGTTTCTGCCGGAGTACCTATAGCTATGCCCATCTCTTTGCAAAACCTTTGCTGATGATAACGTTTATAAGTTTTGGGATTCACCCAAAATGCCTGTGCAGGTGTAGTTTCCACCACCTCAAACCCTATCTTAATATATCCATCTCCATTGCCCCAATCGCGGTCAACATAGGTCATAATGTCATTGGGTTTATGCTCTTGTATATAATGATTAATGAGTTTGCTAAGTCCGCCACTTACATGATGACCCTCCAAATTTGCATAACGGATAAGCTCCGCCGATATATAATTCTCTGCCCACATTTTTCTAGTTTTACTAAAGAGTGCTACCGCATATAAAAGTGTTTTTTCATACAACCCATATTTATAATATCCCGTTGAATAACCTTGCAAATGCTGTGTTTGCATAAAACTATAGGCAATAGCTTTGTCAATCCGTTTTACTATCGTTTTGCGTCCATGCACTCTTTCGCTAATTCGCAATTTACTCGATAACCGATTCTTTATAATATTGTTTTTACTATACCATTCATCTTCCCATATATAAATAGTTTGCAAGTGCGGATATGCGTTAGCCATCTCCACAAAAAAGTTTGCTGCAAGTTTTTCTTGTATATATATATTGAAAGGAATCAATACCAATTGTAAGTTAAAATCGTGAAAAACCAATGCTGTGAAAGGGCTTTCGAGCATATTAATTTTATTAAATACAATACTGCCAGGTAGGCTGTTCAACCAATCTGTGATTTCATTTTCTATATCTTGGTTGTGTTTAATATGGCAAAATTAAGGGAATAAATACAACGACTAGGTAATATAATATAACAAATATAAACTCATACCTACTTATTTTTGCAGCATGCATGTAGGTCTTTTCTTTGGTTCTTTTAACCCCATACACAAAGGGCATGAGGCCATAGCCTTGTATATGTTGCGTTTCTTTGATGAAATATGGTTGGTCGTATCTCCGCAAAACCCCTTTAAGATAAACCAAAAGCTTGTGCCGGTGGAACTGCGTTTGGAATGGGCAAAAGCAATTTTTGAAAATAATAAATATATACAAATAAGCGAAGTCGAATTGCAATTGCCGCTTCCTTCTTTCACCTACCAAACTTTGGAGCACCTGCAAACACAGTATCCTAGCAATACTTTTTCGCTGATAATGGGTGCCGATAATCTCCGGAAATTTTATAAATGGAAAAACTATAAGGATATCATTCACCAATATCAAGTATATATATATAATAGAGTGGCTAAAAGCAATTATTTATTGCTGCACGACAATATTGTATACACCCATGCTCCCCTACTCAATGTATCGTCTACTATCATTAGGGAAAGCATCTATTCTGGTGGGGAAATAGAAAAACTAATTGATGAAGCAATTGTTGATAGTGTTAAGAAATATTATAATGGTGCCACGCCATGAAAAGAGAGCACTTTTTAAAACTATTAGCTTCAACACCCTTTGCTGCATCAGCTATGAAACTAAACGAATTCGATAATATCACCAAAGACCTTGGGTCATCGCCATTAATGCCCGTGCTATTTGTAGGCCACGGCAATCCGATGAATGCATTGTGGGACAATCCATTTACCCAAAGTTTGAAAAAGCTGGGCGAAGACATCAATGAAATAGAAAACCCTAAAGCAATACTAATGGTATCGGCCCATTGGCTCACCAATGGCACTTATGTGCAAGCAAGCCCAAAACCGCAAACTATTCACGACTTTGGTGGCTTCCCCAAAGAATTGTTCGACATGCAATATCCCGCAGTGGGCTCTCCTGAATTTGCTAACCAAGTTACTACACTACTTACCCATGCCAAAACCACCGAAGAATGGGGACTTGACCATGGAGCATGGAGTATTTTGAAACATATATATCCCGCCGCCGATGTGCCTGTATTTCAATTGAGCATTGATTATTCTCAACCTATGCAATATCACTTCAGCCTCTCGAAACAACTTTGTATACTGCGTGAACGTGGCGTACTTATTATAGGTAGTGGCAATATTGTACACAACCTTCGAATGAGTTTCGAAAAATTCGCTATTAGCGACAGCAAGCCTTACGACTGGGCTGTGGAGTTTGACGAATGGGTAAAAATGCGAATAAACGACCGCAATTTTACCGATATCATTGCATACGAAAAAGCAGGGAAATCTGGCTCTTTGGCTGTTCCCACACCCGATCATTATATACCTTTATTATATAGTGTCGCACTAACCGAACCTAACGAAAAAATAGAACATACCTATGAAGAAGTTTCCTTTGGTGGCATGAGTATGCGAACTATTAAAATTGGGTAATATCTCATATTGAATCGTCGTAACTGAACCACCCTGAAGGGTTCACAGGTTCATAACCTAAATGTGCCGAACGAAGTTTCGACCTTGAAGGGTTTGAACAAATCTATAAAAACATATATAAAATGCCAACCAAACTCCCCAAAAGCTTTTATTTGCAAACAGATGTAGTGTCAATTGCTAAACAACTATTGGGTAAATTACTCTGCACAAATATTGAAGGCCAGTTAGCCAAAGCCATTATTACAGAAACTGAAGCTTATAATGGAATCATTGACAAAGCATCACATGCCTTTGGCGACCGCAATACACCGCGTACCAGCACCATGTATATGCAGGGCGGTGTAGCCTATATATATTTATGCTATGGCATTCATCATTTATTTAATGTGGTATCTCATCACAAAGATATTCCACATGCTGTCCTTATCAGAGCTGCTGAGCCTATAGAAGGTATCGAACACATGCTTGAAAGAAGAAACAGAACTAAACTAGACCGCACCCTTTCAGCAGGCCCAGGTACTCTGAGCCAGGCTTTGGGTATTGATAGAACCTTAAATGGCGAATCATTGACAGGAAAAAAAATATGGATAGAAGATGCCCCACTACTTGCCGAAAAAGATATAATAATAACTACCCGCATTGGCGTTGACTATGCCGCCGAGGATGCACTGTTGCCGTACCGTTTTTATATAAAAAACAGTAAGTTTGTAAGTAGGTATTAATCACCGTTGCCCCTGTCTATGTTAGTGTCCTCACCAACCATCAACTAATCTTTTAGCTATCTTCATAAAAAATTTATAACCATATCTATTGTTTCGGTAAATTTGCAAACGATGCTCAAATATATCCTCATAGCCTCCATCCTCTTATTTACAAAGGTTTCTGTTGCCCAATCGTACGACCTGCTGCCTGTGCGGGTAGACTCATTGCACTGGGGTTATATCGATACCAAAGGCGAAATAACCATTAAGGGTCCTTTCGATGATGCCTACTTTTTTAATGGCGACCGTGCACGCATCAAACTAAATGGCCGCTATGGTTTTATTGACAAGCAAGGCAATATTGCTATACCTGCCCGCTACCATTTGGCCCACGATTTCGATTGCGGCTATAGCTTGGTGGAAGACAGTATATATCATGAACATTTTATTGATACCAAAGGCGAAAAAGCATTTGGACTGCCAAAAGGTGTTGACATAGCCGAGTCTTTTAAAAATGGTTTTAGCAAGGTATTTTCGCAGTATTATACTTATGAAACCAAAACACCAAAACACCATTATAAAATCGGTTTCATGAATACCAATGGCGATATAGCTTTCAACATAGAGGCTGAAGATGTGGGCGACTTCGACCGAGGTCGTGCAATAGTAATAAAAAATAAGGTACTGGGTCTGATTGATACCACAGGCAAATTTATTCTTAAACCCAAATACGATTATATTGGAATTTTTTGTGAAGGACTGGCATTGGTACGACTTGGCAAATACTATGGCTATATCGACACTCTAGGTAAGTTGGTTATAAAAACGAAATATATAAACGCTTCCGATTTTGCCAGCGGATTGGCACCTATTACACTGGATACGATGTGGGGATATATCGACCATAAAGGTAAAATTGTGATAGCACGAGAATATATGTGGGCAGAATCGTTCAGCGAAGGATTGGCAGGTGTTGTAATGAACAAAAAATGGGGAATGATTGACCCAACAGGTTATATGAAAGTTCGCCCTATATTCGACGACTATGCCCCTTTTAGCGAAGGCTTGGCCGCAGTAAAATATATGAACGCTTGGGGCTATTTAGATAAGGATGCCACATTCAAAATAGAACCGCAATATACATTGGCGGGTAGCTTTATCAATGGCATCACACAAGTAGAAGATGGAGTGAATACAATATATATTGATAAAACTGGACGCAAAATATATAGTTTCCGCAAACACAAAAAAGAACATTGGTGGTAAACGAACGCAACAAATCGCTGAGTGAAGTGCATGGCAGTATTGCTGTGCCTGCTGATGGACGCAAATGGAAGCGGCTATTGGCTTTTTTTGGCCCCGCTTACTTAATAAGTGTGGGTTATATGGACCCAGGCAATTGGGCAACCGACCTAGAAGGAGGTAGTCGTTTTGGATACCAACTTATATGGGTATTATTGCTCAGCAACTTGGTAGCTTTATTACTACAAAGTATCTCCGCCCGTTTAGGTATCGTATCAGGTTACGATTTGGCTCAAGCTTCGCGGGCTATGTACCCCAAAGCAGCCAATTTTGGTTTATATATATTGGCCGAAGTATCCATTGCTGCCTGCGACCTAGCGGAGGTAATAGGCATGGCAATCGGCTTGAACCTTTTATTTGGCATACCACTTTTATATGGTGTTTGTATTTCGGTTCTCGACACTTTTCTGCTGCTATTCCTGCTCAATAGAGGCATGCGGAAAATGGAAGCATTTATCATTGTACTGGTATGCATTATAGGCGTGTCGTTTATTATAGAAATGTGCATCGTGAAACCCGAACCTTTGGAAATATTTAAAGGGCTTATCCCTGGTAAACTTAATAGCGAGGCATTATATATAGCCATCGGTATTATAGGTGCTACGGTAATGCCACATAATCTATACCTACACTCGGCCTTGGTGCAAACGCGGCGATACGAACGCAACGACAAAGGAATTCGCCAAGCCATCAAATACAATGTAATCGACTCAGCTATTGCCCTCAACTTGGCTTTGTTTGTAAATGCGGCTATTTTAATATTGGCGGCGGGCTCCTTTTATGGCAAATATGAAGTGGCCGAAATTCAAGATGCCCATAAATTATTGGATGGATTATTTGGTAGCCTGGCCCCTGCCCTATTTGCCATCGCACTTATAGCCGCAGGGCAAAGCTCTACTATTACAGGCACACTCGCTGGGCAAATTATTATGGAAGGTCACGTCAACTTACGTTTGCGTCCTTGGCTTCGACGCTTGGTTACCCGCCTGCTTGCGATTATTCCTGCGGTGGGCACTATTATCATATCTGGCCCCGGTGCTTTGGGCAGTTTGATTGTATTGAGCCAAGTAGTGCTCAGCCTCCAACTTGGCTTTGCCATGGTTCCGCTCATCCATTTTGTGAGCAGCAAAAAACGCATGGGCAAATATGCAATAGCATTGTGGTTAAAAATATTGGCCTGGCTCTCTACTGTTATTATAGTGGGGCTCAATGGCAAATTGGTATACCAAAAACTAAGCGACTATATACCAACCGCCCCAGCATGGCAGCAGGT
Encoded here:
- a CDS encoding VWA domain-containing protein — its product is MNKKNLIKVLYTFLFASILFAVPAAAQKKKTRILFLLDASGSMLSKLEKETRMATAKRLLANIVDSLKTVDDLELALRVFGHQSQAKMQDCNDTKLEVPFTKGNHDLIKEKLKKISPKGTTLIAHALTMSGPDFTPDPLARNVIILITDGIEECKGDPCAVSEALQKAGVTLKPFVIGLASTVDFKSAYQCVGRFYNATTEESFNNVLRVVIAQAMNNTTVQVNLIDAFGRAVESNVPMTFYNTENGQLEYNFVHTLNDRALPDTLSIEPTIKYRLVVHTIPEVIVENIELQAGRHNTIPVDVPQGSLQLIVGGLNVNDKVQCLVRKNKEYWTLTEQDFNTTRKYITGLYDLEILTLPRIYLKEISLDAYQVTKIEIPTPGKLSLVSFNDVYGSIYQWTNNRLEWVCDLDEKLRRKVITLQPTLDKPYKLIYRYKQHTRADRTFEKDFEIKSGLTTSLSL
- a CDS encoding glycosyltransferase family 2 protein produces the protein MKVTGFSFIKNAVKYDFPIVEAITSILPICDEFVIAVGKSEDDTLGLINSIGSPKIRIVETVWDETLREGGRVLADETNKAYNAISADTDWCFYIQGDEVFHENDLPKIKAAMELYNDDKTVEGLVFDHINFFGSYDFIADSRHWQKKEVRVVRKGPSINSHKDAMSFRKNGEKLYCKLVDATIYHYGWVKDPRIQTEKRKAFEKLWHDDNWMEENIKDESLFDYSSIDSVKRFTGTHPAVIAERIKKTNWTFEFDPTRSITLPLKKQLLNWFYQTTGIHIGEFKNYRVR
- the miaA gene encoding tRNA (adenosine(37)-N6)-dimethylallyltransferase MiaA, with protein sequence MLHLDRNIFNSILVLGPTASGKTKLAVQLAHEQNGCVLSADSRQVYKHLDIGTGKDLEEYIIDNKQIPYQLIDIADLGTKYNLSNYINDFANAWQGCEAAKQLPIVCGGTGLYLDAILKGHNYAHVPVDAAFRKKLESMSKQELLAYYHKLPQTSYHTLADISTDRRLIRAIEIVAYLQYNIIEPTSFPEVKPYIIGINKTVELRREKIKTRLIYRLQNGLIDEVRSLLQQGLTTEYLIKLGLEYKYITLYILGELDYAEMEEQLYNHICQFAKRQMTWFRKMEREGCVIHWTPSF
- the nadD gene encoding nicotinate (nicotinamide) nucleotide adenylyltransferase; this translates as MHVGLFFGSFNPIHKGHEAIALYMLRFFDEIWLVVSPQNPFKINQKLVPVELRLEWAKAIFENNKYIQISEVELQLPLPSFTYQTLEHLQTQYPSNTFSLIMGADNLRKFYKWKNYKDIIHQYQVYIYNRVAKSNYLLLHDNIVYTHAPLLNVSSTIIRESIYSGGEIEKLIDEAIVDSVKKYYNGATP
- the ygiD gene encoding 4,5-DOPA dioxygenase extradiol, whose translation is MKREHFLKLLASTPFAASAMKLNEFDNITKDLGSSPLMPVLFVGHGNPMNALWDNPFTQSLKKLGEDINEIENPKAILMVSAHWLTNGTYVQASPKPQTIHDFGGFPKELFDMQYPAVGSPEFANQVTTLLTHAKTTEEWGLDHGAWSILKHIYPAADVPVFQLSIDYSQPMQYHFSLSKQLCILRERGVLIIGSGNIVHNLRMSFEKFAISDSKPYDWAVEFDEWVKMRINDRNFTDIIAYEKAGKSGSLAVPTPDHYIPLLYSVALTEPNEKIEHTYEEVSFGGMSMRTIKIG
- a CDS encoding DNA-3-methyladenine glycosylase, coding for MPTKLPKSFYLQTDVVSIAKQLLGKLLCTNIEGQLAKAIITETEAYNGIIDKASHAFGDRNTPRTSTMYMQGGVAYIYLCYGIHHLFNVVSHHKDIPHAVLIRAAEPIEGIEHMLERRNRTKLDRTLSAGPGTLSQALGIDRTLNGESLTGKKIWIEDAPLLAEKDIIITTRIGVDYAAEDALLPYRFYIKNSKFVSRY
- a CDS encoding WG repeat-containing protein, with the protein product MLKYILIASILLFTKVSVAQSYDLLPVRVDSLHWGYIDTKGEITIKGPFDDAYFFNGDRARIKLNGRYGFIDKQGNIAIPARYHLAHDFDCGYSLVEDSIYHEHFIDTKGEKAFGLPKGVDIAESFKNGFSKVFSQYYTYETKTPKHHYKIGFMNTNGDIAFNIEAEDVGDFDRGRAIVIKNKVLGLIDTTGKFILKPKYDYIGIFCEGLALVRLGKYYGYIDTLGKLVIKTKYINASDFASGLAPITLDTMWGYIDHKGKIVIAREYMWAESFSEGLAGVVMNKKWGMIDPTGYMKVRPIFDDYAPFSEGLAAVKYMNAWGYLDKDATFKIEPQYTLAGSFINGITQVEDGVNTIYIDKTGRKIYSFRKHKKEHWW
- a CDS encoding Nramp family divalent metal transporter; amino-acid sequence: MVNERNKSLSEVHGSIAVPADGRKWKRLLAFFGPAYLISVGYMDPGNWATDLEGGSRFGYQLIWVLLLSNLVALLLQSISARLGIVSGYDLAQASRAMYPKAANFGLYILAEVSIAACDLAEVIGMAIGLNLLFGIPLLYGVCISVLDTFLLLFLLNRGMRKMEAFIIVLVCIIGVSFIIEMCIVKPEPLEIFKGLIPGKLNSEALYIAIGIIGATVMPHNLYLHSALVQTRRYERNDKGIRQAIKYNVIDSAIALNLALFVNAAILILAAGSFYGKYEVAEIQDAHKLLDGLFGSLAPALFAIALIAAGQSSTITGTLAGQIIMEGHVNLRLRPWLRRLVTRLLAIIPAVGTIIISGPGALGSLIVLSQVVLSLQLGFAMVPLIHFVSSKKRMGKYAIALWLKILAWLSTVIIVGLNGKLVYQKLSDYIPTAPAWQQVLIMTVVFAAIILFIYILVTPWLSILRKRSNKLPHGLARELGHLQLPKHHRICIAIDFSDMDKRAIEHAIAHGGDKAEYILVHAVETAGARLIGEDILDFETQSDTENITLYTGELIKRGYRATCHVGYGSPVKVIPQMILDHKADMVVMGAHGHKGFKDLLFGETADAVRHRVSVPVFIVKG